Proteins from a genomic interval of Cucumis melo cultivar AY chromosome 7, USDA_Cmelo_AY_1.0, whole genome shotgun sequence:
- the LOC103493143 gene encoding 1-aminocyclopropane-1-carboxylate synthase, which produces MVLVSSNDNGNAKKVLSKLAKGNGHGEDSSYFDGWKAYDSDPFHPIINPRGVIQMGLAENQLSFEFVEKWMKNNPQASICSVEGIDEFKDIAIFQDYHGLPEFRNAVANFMGKVRGNRVKFDPDRVVMSGGATGAHETMAFCLADPGEAFLVPVPYYPGFDRDLRWRTGVEIVPVKCESSNNFKLTREALETAYEEAEKSNIRIKGLLITNPSNPLGTVYDRQTLETAVSFINEKNIHLVCDEIYAATVFAEPGFISISEVIDNMNDVECDRNLIHVVYSLSKDMGFPGFRVGIIYSYNDAVVACARKMSSFGLVSSQTQYLIASMLSDDVFVDNFLAGSAEKLAVRHRNFTKGLAQVGIGYLKGSGGLFLWMDLRHLLKEKTLEAEMALWKVIINEVKLNVSPGSSFHCSEPGWFRVCFANMDDSTMDISITRIRNFVLQNKEVTTKVKKQKFCWRQSSLELRLSSRRLEDIMSPHSPLPQSPMLRATT; this is translated from the exons atggtactTGTTTCCAGCAACGATAATGGAAATGCAAAGAAGGTTTTGTCCAAATTAGCCAAAGGGAATGGGCATGGTGAAGATTCCTCTTATTTTGATGGGTGGAAAGCTTATGATTCCGATCCTTTTCATCCTATTATCAATCCTCGTGGTGTTATTCAAATGGGTTTAGCTGAAAACCAG CTTTCTTTTGAATTCGTGGAGAAATGGATGAAAAACAATCCACAAGCTTCAATTTGTAGCGTGGAAGGAATTGATGAGTTTAAGGATATTGCTATCTTTCAAGATTATCATGGATTGCCAGAGTTCAGAAAC GCTGTGGCGAATTTCATGGGAAAAGTGAGAGGAAACCGAGTCAAGTTTGATCCTGACAGAGTTGTGATGAGTGGAGGAGCAACTGGAGCTCATGAAACGATGGCGTTTTGTTTGGCTGATCCTGGTGAAGCATTTCTTGTTCCTGTTCCTTATTATCCAGg ATTCGACAGAGATTTAAGGTGGAGGACGGGAGTGGAAATAGTTCCAGTGAAATGTGAAAGTTCAAACAATTTCAAATTAACAAGAGAAGCCTTAGAAACAGCATATGAAGAAGCTGAAAAATCCAATATAAGAATCAAAGGTCTACTCATAACGAATCCTTCAAATCCACTCGGAACGGTTTACGATAGACAAACACTTGAAACTGCCGTATCGTTTATCAACGAAAAGAATATCCACTTAGTGTGCGACGAAATTTACGCTGCCACTGTCTTTGCAGAGCCCGGTTTCATTAGCATCTCTGAAGTGATCGACAACATGAACGACGTTGAATGCGATAGAAATCTTATCCATGTTGTTTATAGTCTATCCAAAGACATGGGATTCCCTGGATTTCGTGTCGGTATTATCTACTCTTATAATGACGCTGTCGTTGCATGCGCTCGTAAGATGTCGAGCTTTGGCCTCGTCTCCTCGCAAACTCAATATTTGATTGCATCGATGTTGTCGGATGATGTGTTTGTCGACAACTTTCTTGCTGGGAGTGCTGAAAAACTTGCTGTGCGTCATCGTAACTTCACAAAAGGGCTTGCTCAG GTTGGTATTGGATATTTGAAAGGGAGTGGAGGATTATTTTTATGGATGGATTTGCGTCATCTTTTGAAAGAGAAGACATTGGAAGCAGAAATGGCGTTATGGAAAGTGATTATCAATGAAGTTAAACTAAATGTTTCACCAGGTTCTTCATTCCATTGCTCAGAGCCAGGATGGTTTAGGGTTTGTTTTGCAAATATGGATGACAGTACAATGGACATTTCCATCACTAGAATTAGAAACTTCGTGCTTCAAAACAAGGAGGTAACAACAAAGGttaagaaacaaaaattctGCTGGCGTCAAAGCAGCCTCGAACTTCGATTGTCATCTCGAAGACTCGAAGACATCATGTCACCACACTCGCCGTTGCCTCAATCCCCAATGCTTCGTGCAACAACTTAA
- the LOC103493144 gene encoding heavy metal-associated isoprenylated plant protein 39, which yields MIVKVVLKVDVQDGKAKQKAMKSVSTLPGINSIMMDMNERKMTVIGEVDPVEVVEKLRKFWFAEILTVGPPEVIQEKLPPTPTIDCWIPYPYCYPNYPIILEENPNPCVIC from the exons ATGATTGTG AAAGTAGTCTTGAAAGTGGATGTACAAGATGGAAAAGCCAAGCAGAAGGCTATGAAATCAGTTTCCACCCTCCCAG GGATAAATTCGATAATGATGGATATGAATGAGAGGAAGATGACAGTAATTGGAGAAGTAGACCCAGTTGAAGTAGTTGAAAAGCTTAGAAAGTTTTGGTTTGCTGAGATTCTCACAGTTGGACCTCCAGAAGTAATACAAGAAAAACTACCACCAACACCAACGATAGACTGCTGGATTCCCTATCCATATTGTTATCCAAATTATCCTATCATACTCGAAGAAAACCCAAATCCTTGTGTTATATGTTAA
- the LOC127150408 gene encoding uncharacterized protein LOC127150408: MDRRRFAILCHLLRTIAGLTSTEVVDVEEMVAMFLHILVHDVKNHVIQRKFMRSGETISRHFNMVLLAVIRLHEELLKKPQPVPNECTDQRWRWFENCLGALDGTYIKVNVPASDRARYRTRKGEVATNVLGVCDRKGDFVYVLAGWEGSAADSRILRDALSRPNELKVPKGYYYLVDVGYPNAEGFLAPYKGQRYHLQEWRGPENAPSTSKEFFNMKHSSARNVIERAFGVLKGRWAILRENMTSSSRLPKHTWTKEEEAGLVECLVELVNAGGWRSDNGTFRPGYLNQLARMMAFKIPGCNNHASTIDSRIKLMKRMFHALAEMCGPNCSGFGWNDEKKCIIAEKEVFDDWVKSHPAAKGLLNKSFVHYDELSYVFGKDRATGDRAESFADIGSNDPAGYDAFAADIVPDTDFPPMYSPGLNMSPDDLMETRTARVSERRNVSSGSKRKRPGHAIDSGDIVRTAIEYGNEQLHRIAEWSILQCQDATQTRQEIVRQLEAIPELTLMDRCRLMRIIMRNVDDMKAFLEVPDNMKYPYCSIILQENR; this comes from the exons ATGGACCGAAGACGTTTCGCCATTCTCTGTCACCTACTGAGGACCATTGCTGGACTAACGTCGACGGAAGTCgtcgatgttgaggagatggtagcaatgttcctccACATTCTTGTGCACGATGTGAAAAATCATGTCATTCAACGAAAGTTCATGCGGTCGGGTGAGACAATTTCCCGCCATTTCAACATGGTCTTGTTGGCCGTCATTCGACTTCATGAGGAGcttttgaaaaaaccacaaccaGTGCCTAATGAATGCACAGATCAAAGATGGAGGTGGTTTGAG AATTGCCTAGGTGCATTAGATGGAACGTACATAAAAGTCAACGTTCCAGCAAGTGACCGCGCTAGGTATAGAACACGCAAGGGGGAGGTGGCCACAAATGTACTTGGCGTGTGTGACAGGAAAGGAGATTTCGTTTACGTActtgccggttgggaaggatcagctGCGGACTCACGCATCCTCCGTGATGCCCTTTCAAGACCTAATGAGCTTAAGGTGCCCAAGG GCTATTACTACTTGGTTGATGTCGGGTACCCAAATGCGGAGGGTTTCCTAGCACCATACAAAGGCCAACGCTATCACTTACAAGAATGGCGtggccctgaaaatgcaccttcaacgtcgaaagagttcttcaatatgaaacATTCTTCTGCTCGTAATGTAATCGAAAGAGCATTCGGTGTCTTGAAGGGTCGATGGGCGATACTGCGGGAAAA CATGACAAGTTCATCGAGACTACCTAAACATACttggactaaagaggaagaggcaggCCTCGTGGAGTGCCTCGTGGAGTTGGTCAATGCTGGTGGGTGGAGGTCCGACAATGGGACCTTTCGTCCCGGGTACTTAAATCAGCTGGCGAGAATGATGGCCTTCAAGATCCCAGGTTGTAATAACCATGCTTCAACCATCGATAGccgaatcaaattgatgaaAAGAATGTTTCATGCACTTGCGGAGATGTGTGGCCCAAACTGTAGTGGTTTTGGGtggaatgatgaaaaaaaatgcatcATCGCTGAGAAAGAAGTCTTTGACGATTGGGTAAAG AGTCATCCGGCGGCAAAAGGCCTCCTTAATAAGTCGTTTGTCCACTATGACGAACTGTCGTACGTGTTTGGCAAAGATCGTGCAACAGGAGACCGGGCTGAGAGTTTTGCGGACATTGGGTCAAACGATCCTGCTGGGTATGACGCATTTGCTGCTGATATTGTGCCAGATACGGACTTTCCGCCAATGTACAGTCCGGGATTGAACATGTCGCCTGATGATTTGATGGAAACAAGAACCGCTAGGGTCAGTGAACGTAGGAATGTTTCAAGCGGGTCTAAGCGAAAACGTCCAGGACATGCCATAGATAGTGGGGACATAGTTCGTACTGCCATTGAGTATGGAAATGAACAACTTCATCGCATTGCTGAATGGTCTATCCTACAATGTCAAGATGCTACCCAAACACGTCAAGAGATTGTTCGACAGTTGGAGGCCATCCCTGAGCTTACATTGATGGATAGGTGTCGCTTAATGCGTATAATTATGCGTAACGTCGATGACATGAAAGCTTTCCTTGAAGTTCCCGACAATATGAAGTACCCGTACTGCAGCatcattcttcaagaaaaccgatga
- the LOC103493146 gene encoding protein ROH1: MPATEYPGSFLGRISIRRNQVISMDGAHEQELEDLELFQKHVSERFSDLLPPPPSDDISPDALLSIAWLRKLLDEFLCCEAQFKALLIMGRDPSQIVKPPLDRLVPEFLDRVVKALDICNAVLHGIESVRQFQKLAEIAISALEQRPIGDGQVKRARRALNSLITSMAVEDKDFTNSKSTERAWSFGRRGGGIGTGTGTGTGTATPQHKDRVAGQFRSLSWSMAKGWSAAKQIQAMSSNLAAPRGGESSSLPQTVYLMSTVLVFVMWTLVAALPCQERGGLPTNLPVSKQMSWAQSMIGLQEKIAEEWKKKEKKGSAGLLEEMQKMEKLSQSLMEFTESFTFPLETEKAEEVAAQVAELSETCKKLEEGLVPLQQQIREVFHRVVKSRTEIVELLEYTSKASSPIV, from the coding sequence ATGCCGGCCACCGAATACCCAGGCTCCTTCCTGGGCCGTATTAGCATCAGAAGAAACCAAGTCATCTCCATGGACGGTGCTCACGAGCAGGAGCTCGAGGATCTCGAGCTTTTTCAGAAACATGTTTCCGAGCGATTTTCCGATTTACTACCTCCTCCACCTTCCGACGACATTTCTCCCGATGCACTCCTCTCCATCGCTTGGCTCAGAAAGCTTCTTGATGAATTCCTCTGTTGCGAGGCTCAATTTAAAGCTCTTCTCATCATGGGTCGGGACCCTTCTCAAATTGTCAAACCCCCTCTCGATCGTCTCGTCCCCGAATTCCTTGATCGCGTCGTTAAAGCTTTAGATATCTGTAATGCCGTTCTCCACGGGATTGAATCGGTAagacaatttcaaaaacttgCCGAAATCGCGATTTCCGCTCTCGAACAACGCCCGATTGGAGATGGACAGGTGAAACGAGCACGTAGGGCTTTGAATTCCTTGATTACATCTATGGCTGTAGAGGATAAGGATTTCACCAACAGTAAATCCACCGAACGGGCTTGGTCTTTTGGGCGTCGCGGCGGCGGTATCGGCACCGGCACCGGCACCGGCACCGGTACCGCCACACCACAACATAAGGACCGAGTGGCCGGACAATTTCGATCTCTGTCTTGGAGTATGGCGAAAGGGTGGTCCGCCGCAAAGCAGATTCAAGCGATGTCATCGAATCTAGCGGCACCACGCGGCGGCGAGTCGTCAAGTTTGCCACAGACGGTTTATCTGATGAGTACGGTTTTAGTGTTTGTAATGTGGACTCTGGTGGCGGCGTTGCCTTGTCAAGAGAGAGGTGGACTGCCGACGAACCTCCCTGTGTCGAAACAGATGAGTTGGGCACAATCAATGATCGGACTGCAAGAAAAAATCGCAGAggaatggaagaagaaagagaagaaaggaagTGCTGGGTTGTTGGAAGAGATGCAGAAGATGGAGAAACTGAGTCAATCGTTGATGGAATTCACTGAGTCATTCACGTTCCCATTGGAGACGGAGAAGGCGGAGGAGGTGGCAGCGCAGGTGGCGGAGCTGTCGGAGACTTGCAAGAAACTGGAAGAAGGATTGGTTCCATTACAGCAACAAATCAGAGAAGTATTTCATAGGGTTGTGAAAAGCAGGACAGAGATTGTTGAGCTTTTGGAGTATACCTCAAAAGCATCTTCTCCAATTGTGTAA
- the LOC103493145 gene encoding 40S ribosomal protein S10-1-like → MIISEKNRREISKYLFQEGVCYAKKDYNLAKHPEIDVPNLQVIKLMQSFKSKEYVRETFAWMHYYWYLTNDGIEFLRTYLNLPSEIVPATLKKQAKPAGRPFGGPPGDRPRGPPRFEGGERRFGDRDGYRGGPRGPGGEFGGDKGGAPADYRPSFGGPGGRPGFGRGAGSYGGGAAPSSNLP, encoded by the exons ATG ATTATTTCAGAAAAGAACCGTAGGGAAATCTCCAAATATCTCTTTCAAG AGGGGGTTTGCTATGCCAAGAAGGATTACAATTTGGCCAAGCACCCAGAAATCGACGTGCCTAACTTGCAGGTTATTAAGTTGATGCAGAGCTTCAAGTCCAAGGAATATGTGCGCGAGACATTTGCTTGGATGCATTACTACTGGTACCTCACCAATGATGGCATTGAGTTCCTTAGGACTTACCTCAATCTCCCTTCTGAAATTGTCCCTGCTACCTTGAAGAAACAAGCTAAGCCCGCTGGTAGGCCCTTTGGCGGACCACCTGGCGATCGCCCACG GGGTCCACCTCGTTTTGAGGGTGGTGAGAGGAGGTTTGGTGACCGTGATGGTTACCGTGGAGGTCCTCGTGGACCCGGCGGTGAGTTTGGTGGCGACAAAGGAGGAGCCCCTGCAGATTACAGGCCTTCGTTTGGG GGTCCTGGTGGAAGGCCAGGTTTCGGCCGTGGAGCTGGTAGCTATGGCGGAGGAGCTGCACCAAGCTCAAACCTTCCTTGA
- the LOC103493148 gene encoding uncharacterized protein LOC103493148 has translation MALQEQLDRFKKQQERCQSTLSGIAASKSVSKSTPKFTPAPAASIARPLAPAVKFSNDTERLQHINSIRKSPVGAQIKRVIDLLLETRQAFTPEQINEACYVDINSNKAVYDSLRNNPKVHYDGRRFSYKSKHDLKDKNQLLYLIRKFPEGIAVIDLKDAYPSVMEDLQALKASGQVWLLSNFDSQEDIAYPNDPRIQIKVDDDLKQLFREIELPRDMLDVEKDLQKNGMKPATNTAKRRANAQHVASSKPKPKKKKQEISKRTKLTNAHLPELFKN, from the exons ATGGCGTTGCAAGAACAATTAGATAGGTTTAAGAAACAGCAAGAAAGATGTCAGAGTACTTTGTCTGGCATTGCTGCATCCAAGTCTGTATCCAAGTCTACACCCAAGTTTACGCCTGCACCCGCTGCTTCCATTGCAAGACCTCTGGCTCCTGCtgtaaaattttcaaatgataCTGAAAGACTTCAACATATTAACAGCATAAGGAAGTCCCCAGTCGGGGCGCAGATCAAGAGGGTTATTGACCTGCTGCTGGAG ACAAGGCAAGCCTTTACACCTGAGCAAATCAATGAAGCATGTTATGTtgatataaattccaacaagGCTGTCTATGATAGTCTGCGGAATAACCCAAAGGTGCACTATGACGGGAGGCGTTTCTCATACAAG TCCAAGCATGACCTGAAGGATAAGAATCAACTTCTTTACTTGATACGAAAATTTCCAGAAGGCATTGCTGTCATTGATCTCAAGGATGCGTATCCAAGCGTTATGGAGGACTTGCAA GCCCTAAAAGCCTCAGGCCAGGTTTGGCTTCTCTCAAACTTCGATTCACAAGAAGATATTGCCTACCCAAATGACCCACGAATTCAAATCAAGGTAGACGATGATCTGAAGCAGCTCTTTCGGGAGATCGAATTACCTCGTGACATGCTTGATGTCGAAAAGGATCTACAGAAGAATGGGATGAAGCCTGCAACCAACACTGCAAAGAGGCGAGCCAACGCACAACATGTAGCATCCTCAAAACCCAAGCCGAAGAAAAAGAAGCAAGAAATCAGCAAGAGGACTAAGCTCACTAATGCACATCTTCCCGAGCTCTTCAAAAACTAG
- the LOC103493150 gene encoding stress-response A/B barrel domain-containing protein UP3, with protein sequence MLIQAYSQNPHFFFLPPNPSISPHLSFNVSHSPKLKSPVGRRYESMSRISASGEHNPTIILGKKRKVFEHISLLKAKENISEDEENDMLDYLYTTQYQMRGIVAVSLGRACDQNNGRYTHGVYMRFQSKEDLEKFYVNPFYLRVLNEHVMPYCHGLVHVDYESEVEDDMLPIFRKGEEFNYGVEFVLLIKFCQDSFGKPLEDALNSLERLTIDNPSLIVQFTQGLNFNPTCKEFTHGVVIRFRSINAFEIFTSSTEYKDMWKSKFQPIVQKTVPLHFSVDPVGTEIM encoded by the exons ATGCTGATTCAAGCTTACTCCCAGAACCcccattttttctttcttccccCAAACCCTTCAATTTCCCCCCACCTCTCCTTCAATG TTTCTCATTCGCCTAAACTTAAATCGCCGGTGGGTCGACGATATGAATCAATGTCCAGGATTTCAGCTTCTGGGGAGCACAATCCCACCATCATTTTGGGGAAGAAAAG AAAGGTTTTCGAACACATTTCTTTGCTTAAAGCCAAGGAAAATATTTCTGAAGATGAAGAGAATGATATGCTCGATTATCTCTATACCACGCAGTATCAAATGAGGGGCATTGTGGCCGTTTCATTAG GACGTGCTTGTGATCAAAATAATGGAAGGTATACCCATGGTGTGTATATGCGTTTCCAAAGTAAGGAAGACCTTGAAAAATTCTATGTGAATCCTTTCTACTTGCGAGTACTAAATGAGCATGTGATGCCTTATTGTCAT GGACTGGTTCATGTAGATTATGAATCAGAGGTGGAAGATGACATGCTTCCCATATTTCGTAAAGGAGAG GAGTTCAATTATGGTGTGGAGTTCGTGCTTCTCATTAAATTTTGTCAAGATTCATTTGGCAAACCATTAGAAGATGCATTAAATTCTCTCGAGAGACTGACAATTGATAATCCTTCCTTAATTGTCCAGTTTACTCAAG GTTTAAATTTTAATCCTACTTGTAAGGAGTTCACACATGGAGTTGTTATACGATTTCGGTCAA TCAATGCCTTTGAGATATTTACCAGCAGCACAGAATACAAAGAT ATGTGGAAATCTAAATTCCAACCAATCGTTCAGAAGACAGTGCCTCTTCACTTCTCTGTTGACCCAGTAGGGACGGAGATCATGTAG